TTTTTGTGTTTTAATTTATTAAAAAATAATATATCTTTGTAAAAAAAATTATGTTTTTTATAAAAAGGGGGTTATTAATTTTTATTCTTTTGTTCAATGGTGCATTTAATGCACAAGAACTTTCTTGGATAAATAAAACAAAAGAAGAAATTGTTCCATTGGTTCTAGGGGTTTCTACTCCAAACATTGAGTTTTTTTCTAAAATGATTAATGAATTGCAAAAAACCGAAGGAATCTACATTCAAAAATGGTGTAGTTCTCATCACCTGATAGAACTAACTGTTGACTTGTTCATCTTTAACTCAATAAATAATTTCATAGCTTTTTTGGAAAAAAAATTTCCAGATGTGTGTTTTTTTCAAAAAGAATACACTCCTATTGAAAAAATTCAAGGTTGTGAAGGCACAGTAAAATCAAATTTTTAAACATATGAAAAAAAGGGGAATTATTTTATGTTTTATTGCAAGCCTTCACCTATTTGGTCAATTAGGTTATAACTTTAGTGCTACCACGGGAACATACTCACCTTTAACAGGTGCAACAACTATTCATGCTTCTGGTGTTGACGATGTCATTTCGGGATGGATCCCCATAGGTTTTAACTTTACATATAACTGTCAGACTTACTCACAAGTCAAAGTTTCATCCAATGGATGGTTAACCTTTAACGATTTAACCTCCTCATATGCTACAAACAACTTGTCTAACACTGTTGGAAACATCATTGCTCCACTTTGGGATGATTTGCAGGTTAGTTCGACGGGAGTGGTTCGTTATAACATAACTGGCACTGCTCCTAATAGGGTTTTTACAGTGGAGTGGTTTCAAATGGAATGGAATTATCTAGCTAACGCTGATGTCATTTCTTTTCAAGTTAAGTTGTATGAAACAAGCAATCGTATTGATTTCATATATCAACAAGGCCCCGGTGCTGTCAATAGTGGCTCAGCTTCCATTGGAATAAATGGTAACACCTCAGGAGATTTTTATTCACTTGATGGAACAGGGCCGAATCCCAATGCATCGAAGGTAGTTGAAACTACTACATTAAGTACCAAACCCGCTAATGGTCAAATTTACCGATGGGATCCCATTAATTGTAGTGGAGCACCCTCAGGAGGTACCGCCTCTGCATCGCCGTCTTACCTTTCCAACTGTACAACTCCTTCAACACTAAATGCTACCGGTCATTCGATTGGATGTGGCATTTCTTATCAATGGCAATATCAACAAGGAGCTTCTTGGGTTAATATACCAGGAGCCACTACCGTTCCCTACACGATCGCTAGTCCTTCTCTTGGAAATTATCGACTTGCTGTGACATGCATCAACAGTGGTCTGACCAGCTACTCAACACCCGTATCTATAAATTCTGGTTTTAATGTACTATCTTATTCTTTCACTGCTGTCAGTGGTAGTTACACTACCCTAACCTCGCCCACCAACATTCATCCATCAAACACAGACGAAGCCATTTCTGGGTGGATTCCTATTGGTTTCACTTTTTATTATAATTGCATTCCTTACACCCAAATCAAAGTTTCTACTAACGGGTGGCTAACATTCAACGATTTGACTTCCGCTTATCTAACCAATGCATTGGCAACCACGGTAGGAAATATTATCGCACCCCTTTGGGATGATTTGAAAACTGCATCAGATGGATTTGTGCGATATCAACTTACTGGAACAGCTCCTAACAGGGTATTGACGATCGAATGGTATCATATGCTTTGGAATTATGGTGCCACTACTTGGGGAATTAACTTTCAAGTTAAATTGTATGAAACTACCAATGTTATCGAATTTATTTATGAACGAAATGGAAATGCTACTCAATATCTTAATAGTCCCTCTGCATCAATTGGCATCAACGGCGGATCAGCCGGTGACTTCTATTCCTTAAACAACACCAGTGGAAGCCCAACAGCTTCCAAAACAACCGAGACTACTACACTTAATAGCAAACCAGCTACGGGTCAGATATATCGATGGACTCCAATTAATTGCTCTGGAATGCCAGCCACACCCACCATTAATGCATCTTCTACTAATTTAACATGCCCCCGGAATCCTGTTACTCTTTCTGCTACTGGAATAAGCGGTGGCTGTGGAATACAATATGCTTGGCAATACTCAGAAGATGGTGTTAATTGGTCTGATCTAAGTGGGTGTAATTTTTCCATACCTATAACTGTATACCCTGAACATCAACCTTCATATTATCGCCTAAGAACTACTTGCACAAATTCAGGTCAATCCAGTTACTCTAATGCAGTAATGATCAACATTAATGGAAGTCTACCTGCTAATGATGAACCTTGCAATGCAACCTTGTTACCTGTAAATTCATTTTGCAGTTTTATTACTAGTTCTAATCTATGTGCATCTGCTTCTCAAGTATTACAACCTGGTATTCCAGCTCCTGGATGCGGAAATTACCAGGGTGGTGATGTTTGGTTTAAAGTAACGGTGCCTCCTTCAGGTAGACTTATACTTGACATGGATGCAGCTGGAGGCCCCACCGACATGGATATGGCTATTTATAGAAGTACTACCAACAACTGCAACAACATTAATCAGTTGATTGAATGTGACGACTTACAATCCGTTAATGGTGTCATGCCTATGATTTGCAGAGCGGGCACTTCCTGCCTTATTACTGGTGATTGCGAGCAAAATGGTACTCTTACTCCTGGTGAAACCATTTACGTCCGAGTATGGGAGTATGGAAATGATTTGATGGGACCATTTGAAATTTGTGCTTATGATCCAGGAACACCACCTCCAGCCAGTACATGTTCTAATGCTTATACTATCACATCAATACCTTTTAACATGCAAGGATTGACTACTTGCTGCGGTATAAATGACTACAACAATACAGTAGGATGTCTTTCCAATTATCAAAACGGTGAAGATTTCTTATTCGTTTATACTCCCACTTCTACACAAACAGTTGACATTGTTTTAAGTGGGACTTTGTCATACACAGGAGTTTTTGTTACTGATCGTTGTCCCAATGCACCAGGTGTTGTTTGTGTCGCTTCAGCTACCAGTTCCTCAGGTAATCCAAGTATTTGTGGTGTAACCTTGAATGCTGGAACAACTTATTATATTATGGTCGACACGTATCCTTCACCTAATTGTACCAACTTTAATATTTCCATTCGTCCAGCCATAGCACCTACTTGCAATTTAAATTATACTGTTAGTACGATAGCATATAATCCTGACCCCTTTACCGGTAACCTTATTTCTTTACCCATTGATGATCGTTTTTCTTCTTCATATATACCCATTGGATTTCCATTTTGCTTCGATGGTATTCAATTCACTCAGCTTCTTGTATCATCCAATTGTTATGTAATTTTCGATCCTATCAGCTGTGCTACAAATCTTCCTAACGGAAATGCTACCCCGGGCGGTTATAGCAGTTGGGATTCCGACAGTCCTATTCCCAATACCACCAATGCCCCACGTAACGCTATCCTTTTCCCCTGGCAAGATACCGATCCAAGTAGTGGCGGTTCAATCTATTATCAAATCTTAGGAACAGCTCCTAACCGAAGATTTGTGTTGAGCTTTGTTAACATACCATTGTTTGGCACTTCCTGCTCAGGCTATACTTTCACAGGGCAACTAAAACTTTTTGAAACCACCAACAATATTGAAATTCATTTACAAAATAAGCAAGCTTGCACGGGATGGAATGAAGGCATGGCCATTATGGGTATTCATAATTACAACGGTAGTATTGCAAGATTCCCTGCAGGCTACAATTATACGGTTTGGAATGCAACCAATCAAGCTTGGAGACTTACGTGTAACTGCACTGGATGTATAGTTTTACCTGTAGAATTTCTTTCATTTAATGGCAAAGTTGAAAAGCCTGGTATAAATCGTCTATATTGGCAAACAGCTACTGAAAGGAATAGTGATTATTTTGTAGTTCAACGATTAATAAATGGCGATCAATTCAAGGATTTAGGTAAAGTGCCTGCAGCTGGTAATAGTTCTACCCCTCAATCTTACGATTTTATTGATGAGGATGCTCCCATAGGGTATGCTTATTATCGACTAAAACAAGTTGATTGTAATGGAGAAGAATTTTATTCATCAACCATTATGGTAGGGAGCCAGAATGAAAGAGTGCAGCTTACCAATGTTTATCCAAATCCGGTTGAAAATGAACTATTTATTGTCGTTCAATCGGACGGTACCCCGTTTGAT
The genomic region above belongs to Bacteroidales bacterium and contains:
- a CDS encoding T9SS type A sorting domain-containing protein; its protein translation is MKKRGIILCFIASLHLFGQLGYNFSATTGTYSPLTGATTIHASGVDDVISGWIPIGFNFTYNCQTYSQVKVSSNGWLTFNDLTSSYATNNLSNTVGNIIAPLWDDLQVSSTGVVRYNITGTAPNRVFTVEWFQMEWNYLANADVISFQVKLYETSNRIDFIYQQGPGAVNSGSASIGINGNTSGDFYSLDGTGPNPNASKVVETTTLSTKPANGQIYRWDPINCSGAPSGGTASASPSYLSNCTTPSTLNATGHSIGCGISYQWQYQQGASWVNIPGATTVPYTIASPSLGNYRLAVTCINSGLTSYSTPVSINSGFNVLSYSFTAVSGSYTTLTSPTNIHPSNTDEAISGWIPIGFTFYYNCIPYTQIKVSTNGWLTFNDLTSAYLTNALATTVGNIIAPLWDDLKTASDGFVRYQLTGTAPNRVLTIEWYHMLWNYGATTWGINFQVKLYETTNVIEFIYERNGNATQYLNSPSASIGINGGSAGDFYSLNNTSGSPTASKTTETTTLNSKPATGQIYRWTPINCSGMPATPTINASSTNLTCPRNPVTLSATGISGGCGIQYAWQYSEDGVNWSDLSGCNFSIPITVYPEHQPSYYRLRTTCTNSGQSSYSNAVMININGSLPANDEPCNATLLPVNSFCSFITSSNLCASASQVLQPGIPAPGCGNYQGGDVWFKVTVPPSGRLILDMDAAGGPTDMDMAIYRSTTNNCNNINQLIECDDLQSVNGVMPMICRAGTSCLITGDCEQNGTLTPGETIYVRVWEYGNDLMGPFEICAYDPGTPPPASTCSNAYTITSIPFNMQGLTTCCGINDYNNTVGCLSNYQNGEDFLFVYTPTSTQTVDIVLSGTLSYTGVFVTDRCPNAPGVVCVASATSSSGNPSICGVTLNAGTTYYIMVDTYPSPNCTNFNISIRPAIAPTCNLNYTVSTIAYNPDPFTGNLISLPIDDRFSSSYIPIGFPFCFDGIQFTQLLVSSNCYVIFDPISCATNLPNGNATPGGYSSWDSDSPIPNTTNAPRNAILFPWQDTDPSSGGSIYYQILGTAPNRRFVLSFVNIPLFGTSCSGYTFTGQLKLFETTNNIEIHLQNKQACTGWNEGMAIMGIHNYNGSIARFPAGYNYTVWNATNQAWRLTCNCTGCIVLPVEFLSFNGKVEKPGINRLYWQTATERNSDYFVVQRLINGDQFKDLGKVPAAGNSSTPQSYDFIDEDAPIGYAYYRLKQVDCNGEEFYSSTIMVGSQNERVQLTNVYPNPVENELFIVVQSDGTPFDLYLVDQQGHQMIMDKVTSYHGQLKLKYDVSNLSAGNYTLQAISDKGGLLFSHSFIKTK